TGGCAAGATATATCTCATTTGATCCTTTCCCCCTTTCTTAGGACAAGTGGCAACAGAGTCTTTATTCATTTTGTTCAATCCAATTGTTTGGTGAATAAACTTAACATGAGTAATGAAGGTATTATCTGACCTCTTTATGAATGTTGAAGTATAAGTGGAAATTGTCAGTGATGGATGCACCAATTTTTCCTAAGAAAACAGCAATGTTGGTACAAAACCTTCATGAAAATGGATGAAAAATGTTGATAATGATGATATATACTTTATAGGTGATGGCATGAAAAAAATTGATCTGAGAGGGAAGTTTAAAGGTACaaaatgattatgtttctttgcAGGGAAAGAAACTTGAATTATTAAAAAATGCAATAACCAAGAGAGCAACTCAAACAATATACCGGAAATTGAGCTAAAATCCAGGCAATTTAAGAATAGATTCATAGGAATTGCAAATATACAAGCAGCTCTTAAATCAGATGCCATGCATCTAAGATATGCAATAAGAAGCAAACTGAATGTTGTAAACGAAAACACAACAATCAAACTAGTTCTACTCTCGTTCCAGGTGATAGAATGCATTAACATGGGCAACTGGACCAACTGATCGCAGAGAAGTTGATGATAAAATAAAGTACAAAAAGCATAAAACCTGCACATTTGTTATGGCCTCTCTTGTTGAGAAATGGTGAAGGCCTTATGAAATCCAATAAAGGGGTAGTCAAAACATGATTTTATGAGTCAAACAATCCCAGTTCACACGACTACCACTAGCAATCAAattttagcttttttttttttttttgcatctttGCGACTTCAAATTACTTCAAATAAGCATTTTGCAACAACGGTCCATGCAAAAGAGAGTAGGAATCTTTCGATCTTAAAGCATACAGATCGAGGATTACCGGAAAGTAGTAGATCATGGACACACTCTACGATCAGAAGTAGCAGGCCATCTGGATGTTCTTCTCAGTGAAACCGCACTTCTCGTAGAAGGACCTCAGATCCGTCGTGTTATTGAGAATGACCTTGTAGCAACCGGCAGCCTTGGCGTAATCCCGAAGGAACCCGACCACCCGCTGCCCCAGGTGCCTGCCGCGGAAGGCGGAATCGACGACGACGTCCTCGATGTGGCCGACCTTCCCTCCACCGCGGAGGAACTTCCGCTCCACGAAGACGCTACCGGTGGCGACTATTCTTCCGCTGGATCGGTCCTCCGCGACGACGACGAAGTGGTTGTCACAGAGGGCGGCGAGTTCGGCGAAGCGAGCGCGGAAATCAGCGTCCGTGAGAGGCGTAGTGGCGGAGCTGAGCTGGGAGAGAAGATCCACGAAGCCCTTGGCGTTATCGGAGATCTCAAGACAGCGGAGAGAGGGGATAAGATCGTCTTCCTGGCTATCGCACTTCACCGGTCGCTCGTCCATTTCGCCGGACTTCGTCGCGAAGAGACGTTAAGACGAACCGCAACAAATCAATCGGGGGTTTCATCTCGGTGATATCACGTGAGAATCACGTGATCATTATTCGGCTATGATAACCTTGCAAGCCCATTACTTTCGTATTGGGCTCTACAAGCTTAATTATAACAAAGGCATAAATACATTAATCATCTTCATTACAATTAactatttcttaattaattaatttacatGTTGGCCACGTACGCACTTGCACTTGCAAACGCTCAAGTATTTCTTGCAGTCGGAGAGACACGGGAGAGCAGATCTCTTGGTCCGTAAATTGTGGACCAGAGAATGGTCCACTACATGTGAATCTTTAATTTGAATGAACCCTACTTATTTAAAGATGGGGTCCATTCAAATCAAAGGCCCAGAtcagtggaccatcccctggtccgcaatttgcggaccaggaGATCCCTGCTGGAGACACGGACGGCTGCCCTCCGGCGAGTCGCACGTGCTCACGCACTTGCTCTGCGGGACTCCGTTCCACAGGCAGCCGGAGAGGCACCGGAGGATCGACCGGCAACCGGGGCAGTCGCAGCCGAGCCGGTTCATGATGCAGCCCTTGTCGTGATCTGATCCAGTACTGCACGCTGAGGCAGCTCGTAGCAGCAGAGCCGCCATGAGCATTATGCTCAGCTTCTTCCTCTCCATGAAGATCTGGAAGGTTTTCCACTGCACTGCTTCGATGCCTCAGGCTCGTTTTATTAATAGGACGCGACGCAATTCATGAATCAATGTC
This window of the Zingiber officinale cultivar Zhangliang chromosome 3B, Zo_v1.1, whole genome shotgun sequence genome carries:
- the LOC122056264 gene encoding glucosamine 6-phosphate N-acetyltransferase-like, whose amino-acid sequence is MDERPVKCDSQEDDLIPSLRCLEISDNAKGFVDLLSQLSSATTPLTDADFRARFAELAALCDNHFVVVAEDRSSGRIVATGSVFVERKFLRGGGKVGHIEDVVVDSAFRGRHLGQRVVGFLRDYAKAAGCYKVILNNTTDLRSFYEKCGFTEKNIQMACYF